One segment of candidate division KSB1 bacterium DNA contains the following:
- a CDS encoding aspartate aminotransferase family protein, whose amino-acid sequence MNGERKFAYPHGNVLYRKLRYEFPLIVRGEGVYLYDAGGRRYLDASGGAMVTNLGHGNRVVAEAIGRQAATLAYVSGLQFTHEPVEQLAHALCEVAPQGLTKAFFLSGGTEATEAAMKLARQYWVARGITTKYKIISRLPSYHGNTFGAMGVSGRQTYRVQFQNMYVDHPKIPPPICYRCAWGKTFPHCDYECAAELELAIQREGPETVAAFLAEPVLGTTGSGMVPPPEYYPRVVEICRKYDLLFIADEILCGMGRTGDWFAISATGVTPDIMLAGKGLTGGYVPLSAMLARGELVEAIYASGGDFLHAQTFAHHPVACAAALATIRYLQEHHLITRCREMGAVLHARLLRLRDHPLVGEIRGRGLLAGLELVADKATRAPFNRSLKIVEQVAAQALNRGLIIWTNAGHVDGTNGDGILLAPPFIVTTAQIEEIVTLLEQSLNAVAAALRLA is encoded by the coding sequence ATGAACGGCGAACGAAAATTTGCGTACCCGCACGGCAACGTGCTTTACCGCAAGCTGCGCTATGAATTTCCGCTGATCGTGCGGGGCGAGGGTGTTTATCTCTATGATGCCGGCGGCAGGCGTTATCTCGATGCCTCCGGTGGCGCGATGGTGACCAACCTCGGCCATGGCAACCGGGTGGTCGCGGAAGCCATCGGCCGGCAGGCTGCGACGCTGGCTTATGTCAGCGGTTTGCAATTCACCCATGAACCGGTCGAGCAGTTGGCGCACGCGTTGTGTGAGGTGGCGCCGCAAGGCCTGACCAAGGCCTTTTTCCTCTCCGGCGGAACGGAAGCCACCGAGGCGGCGATGAAGCTGGCGCGGCAGTATTGGGTGGCCAGGGGCATCACCACGAAATACAAAATCATCAGCCGCCTGCCCAGCTATCACGGCAACACTTTCGGTGCGATGGGGGTGAGTGGCAGACAGACCTATCGCGTGCAGTTTCAGAACATGTATGTCGATCATCCCAAGATTCCGCCGCCGATCTGCTATCGCTGCGCCTGGGGCAAAACGTTTCCGCACTGCGACTACGAATGCGCGGCCGAATTGGAGCTGGCGATTCAACGGGAGGGCCCGGAGACGGTTGCCGCCTTCCTGGCGGAGCCGGTGCTGGGCACCACGGGCAGCGGCATGGTACCGCCGCCGGAATATTATCCGCGCGTGGTCGAGATTTGCCGCAAGTATGATCTGCTGTTCATCGCTGATGAAATCCTGTGCGGCATGGGTCGCACCGGCGATTGGTTTGCGATTTCCGCCACCGGCGTCACCCCGGATATCATGCTTGCCGGCAAGGGGCTCACGGGCGGTTACGTGCCGCTTTCCGCCATGCTGGCGCGCGGCGAGCTGGTCGAGGCGATTTACGCCAGCGGCGGTGATTTCCTGCATGCGCAGACGTTTGCCCATCATCCGGTGGCCTGTGCCGCGGCACTCGCCACCATTCGCTACTTGCAGGAACATCATCTCATCACGCGCTGCCGCGAGATGGGCGCCGTGCTGCATGCCCGGCTGCTGCGCCTGCGGGATCATCCCCTGGTCGGTGAGATTCGCGGCCGGGGCCTGCTGGCGGGCCTCGAACTGGTTGCGGACAAAGCCACCCGCGCGCCTTTCAACCGCAGTCTCAAAATCGTCGAACAGGTTGCCGCCCAAGCGCTCAACCGTGGTTTGATCATTTGGACCAACGCCGGCCATGTGGACGGCACAAACGGTGACGGCATCCTGCTCGCCCCGCCGTTCATCGTCACCACCGCACAAATCGAAGAGATCGTGACGCTGTTGGAACAAAGTCTGAATGCCGTGGCGGCGGCCTTGCGTTTGGCGTGA